A window of the Ostrea edulis chromosome 1, xbOstEdul1.1, whole genome shotgun sequence genome harbors these coding sequences:
- the LOC125674533 gene encoding protein ABHD11-like isoform X2, whose product MHGLMGSASNWASLSKVLATTGRKIIRLDARNHGDSTHSENMSYKAMSSDVLKVMDDLEIERACLMGHSMGGKAFMTTALLHPERVSSLIVVDVSPAPSPGAKYFPSYLQCMLKISTRMPELDHMSLSKARAIVTDALQEVEEHLGVRQFLAANLIKVNGRLKWRVNLDAIVNNYHDLSSFPQFDTKYEGPTLFVGGERSQYISPSTKPDIMNLFPKAVIEHIPNAGHWVHSDNPRQFLECVLRFLNAEAKRLDSSENVPS is encoded by the exons ATGCATGGCTTAATGGGTTCTGCTTCAAACTGGGCTTCCTTATCAAAAGTGCTGGCAACGACAGGGAGGAAG ATAATTAGGCTAGATGCTCGAAACCATGGTGATAGCACTCATAGCGAAAATATGTCTTACAAGGCAATGTCATCAGATGTCCTGAAAGTGATGGATGACTTGGAGATAGAGAGAGCCTGTCTTATGGGTCATAGCATGGGAGGAAAAGCTTTCATGACAACAGCACTACTTCAT CCAGAGAGGGTTTCTAGTCTGATAGTGGTGGACGTTTCCCCGGCCCCTAGTCCTGGTGCTAAGTACTTTCCTAGTTACTTACAATGCATGCTGAAGATCAGCACAAGGATGCCAGAACTAGATCATATGTCATTATCAAAGGCCAGGGCCATTGTCACAGATGCTCTACAGGAGGTGGAGGAG CACTTAGGTGTACGACAGTTTTTGGCTGCTAACCTGATCAAGGTGAATGGACGCTTGAAGTGGAGAGTGAATCTGGATGCGATTGTGAATAACTACCATGACCTGTCCAGCTTTCCTCAGTTTGATACGAAGTATGAGGGTCCCACATTGTTTGTGGGAGGGGAGAGATCTCAGTATATCAG tccaAGCACAAAACCAGATATAATGAATCTCTTTCCGAAAGCTGTGATTGAGCATATACCAAATGCAGGTCACTGGGTGCACTCTGACAATCCAAGGCAGTTCCTGGAATGTGTTCTAAGATTTCTTAATGCTGAAGCTAAAAGACTGGATTCATCTGAAAATGTTCCTAGCTAG
- the LOC125674533 gene encoding protein ABHD11-like isoform X1 has protein sequence MSCVVVQRLIGQIVPCRKCFLKLAHNIQNRRLSDFAAVNLAYDYQHQPKGNLDGPPLLIMHGLMGSASNWASLSKVLATTGRKIIRLDARNHGDSTHSENMSYKAMSSDVLKVMDDLEIERACLMGHSMGGKAFMTTALLHPERVSSLIVVDVSPAPSPGAKYFPSYLQCMLKISTRMPELDHMSLSKARAIVTDALQEVEEHLGVRQFLAANLIKVNGRLKWRVNLDAIVNNYHDLSSFPQFDTKYEGPTLFVGGERSQYISPSTKPDIMNLFPKAVIEHIPNAGHWVHSDNPRQFLECVLRFLNAEAKRLDSSENVPS, from the exons ATTGTCAGATTTTGCTGCCGTAAATCTTGCATATGATTATCAGCACCAGCCAAAAGGAAACTTGGATGGCCCTCCTCTGCTTATTATGCATGGCTTAATGGGTTCTGCTTCAAACTGGGCTTCCTTATCAAAAGTGCTGGCAACGACAGGGAGGAAG ATAATTAGGCTAGATGCTCGAAACCATGGTGATAGCACTCATAGCGAAAATATGTCTTACAAGGCAATGTCATCAGATGTCCTGAAAGTGATGGATGACTTGGAGATAGAGAGAGCCTGTCTTATGGGTCATAGCATGGGAGGAAAAGCTTTCATGACAACAGCACTACTTCAT CCAGAGAGGGTTTCTAGTCTGATAGTGGTGGACGTTTCCCCGGCCCCTAGTCCTGGTGCTAAGTACTTTCCTAGTTACTTACAATGCATGCTGAAGATCAGCACAAGGATGCCAGAACTAGATCATATGTCATTATCAAAGGCCAGGGCCATTGTCACAGATGCTCTACAGGAGGTGGAGGAG CACTTAGGTGTACGACAGTTTTTGGCTGCTAACCTGATCAAGGTGAATGGACGCTTGAAGTGGAGAGTGAATCTGGATGCGATTGTGAATAACTACCATGACCTGTCCAGCTTTCCTCAGTTTGATACGAAGTATGAGGGTCCCACATTGTTTGTGGGAGGGGAGAGATCTCAGTATATCAG tccaAGCACAAAACCAGATATAATGAATCTCTTTCCGAAAGCTGTGATTGAGCATATACCAAATGCAGGTCACTGGGTGCACTCTGACAATCCAAGGCAGTTCCTGGAATGTGTTCTAAGATTTCTTAATGCTGAAGCTAAAAGACTGGATTCATCTGAAAATGTTCCTAGCTAG